The region TGATCCCGAAAAATCGGCGAAACAGGGTTTTTCTAATCGATCTTGGACTTTGTCCGGTGAACTTGGCGGTTCGGTTACAGCTGGCATTGAAGGTGCGGATATTGCGACGAGTTCTTCGTGGGGGTGAAGGACCCGCGATCAAGCGACTTTTTGGTCAGGATCGAGAACCAGATTTTGATCTGGTTTAGGCAGGAGGCGTGCGGCGGCGTGTAATGGTAGTGGACGTTCTTGTTGCGCTTTGGCGACATGTCGCGCTTGGGCTCGTCGAT is a window of Methylocystis sp. IM3 DNA encoding:
- a CDS encoding transposase, with product MERQHDLECCCGWRHGPGLYRALLENTILDVGNEASSLPRLRRRQVRIVLDNLPIDEPKRDMSPKRNKNVHYHYTPPHASCLNQIKIWFSILTKKSLDRGSFTPTKNSSQYPHLQCQL